In Eschrichtius robustus isolate mEscRob2 chromosome 2, mEscRob2.pri, whole genome shotgun sequence, a single window of DNA contains:
- the RFESD gene encoding Rieske domain-containing protein isoform X1 translates to MFSFTSMDPDGSEQDPETKKYSSVCVGREEDIKKSERMTAVVHDREVVIFYHRGEYHAMDIRCYHSGGPLHLGEIEEFDGRPCIVCPWHKYKITLATGEGLYQSINPKDPSAKPKWCSKGIKQRIHTVTVDNGNIYVTLSNEPFKCDSDFYATGVFKVIQSSS, encoded by the exons ATGTTCAGCTTTACTAG CATGGATCCTGACGGCTCTGAGCAAGATCCTGAAACGAAGAAATATTCTTCTGTCTgtgttggcagagaagaagatattaaaaaatctgaaagaatgacAGCTGTTGTCCATGATAGAGAAGTGGTCATTTTCTACCACAGAGGAGAATATCATGCTATGGATATTCGCTGTTACC ACTCAGGAGGACCTTTACATTTAGGAGAAATAGAG GAATTTGATGGACGACCATGTATAGTTTGCCCCTGGCATAAATACAAAATTACTTTGGCCACAGGAGAAGGACTGTATCAGTCTATAAACCCTAAAGATCCATCAGCAAAACCCAAGTGGTGCTCCAAAGGAATAAAGCAAAGGATTCACACAGTGACAGTGGACAATGGGAATATTTATGTGACTCTTTCTAATGAGCCTTTTAAGTGTGACTCTGATTTTTATGCCACTGGAGTCTTCAAAGTAATTCAGAGTTCTTCCTGA
- the RFESD gene encoding Rieske domain-containing protein isoform X2, which translates to MDPDGSEQDPETKKYSSVCVGREEDIKKSERMTAVVHDREVVIFYHRGEYHAMDIRCYHSGGPLHLGEIEEFDGRPCIVCPWHKYKITLATGEGLYQSINPKDPSAKPKWCSKGIKQRIHTVTVDNGNIYVTLSNEPFKCDSDFYATGVFKVIQSSS; encoded by the exons ATGGATCCTGACGGCTCTGAGCAAGATCCTGAAACGAAGAAATATTCTTCTGTCTgtgttggcagagaagaagatattaaaaaatctgaaagaatgacAGCTGTTGTCCATGATAGAGAAGTGGTCATTTTCTACCACAGAGGAGAATATCATGCTATGGATATTCGCTGTTACC ACTCAGGAGGACCTTTACATTTAGGAGAAATAGAG GAATTTGATGGACGACCATGTATAGTTTGCCCCTGGCATAAATACAAAATTACTTTGGCCACAGGAGAAGGACTGTATCAGTCTATAAACCCTAAAGATCCATCAGCAAAACCCAAGTGGTGCTCCAAAGGAATAAAGCAAAGGATTCACACAGTGACAGTGGACAATGGGAATATTTATGTGACTCTTTCTAATGAGCCTTTTAAGTGTGACTCTGATTTTTATGCCACTGGAGTCTTCAAAGTAATTCAGAGTTCTTCCTGA